The sequence below is a genomic window from Kitasatospora kifunensis.
AGGTGGACGGCGGGGCGGGGGTCGTGCTGCTGCCCGATCTCGGCAGCTCGGTGCTGACCACCCGGGCCGTGCTGGCCGACCTGGAGCGGCCGGAGGTGGTGCTGGTGGACGCGCCGTTCGTGGAAGGGGCGGTGGCCGCGGTGGTCACCGCCTCGACCGGGGCCTCGCTGACCGAGGTGGTCCGCTCGGCTCAGGAGGCCTGGCAGGCCCACAAGTTCTGATCCAGAGGGTCTGCCAGTAGCGCGCCGGCGGATCCTCTTCGCGGAACGGCGCTGCCCGGCGTCACTTGGCGTCGGCGTAGCACTCCACCACGGCGGTGCTCATCGGGAACTGCACCGGGCTCGCGCCGAAGACCAGCCGGCTGGCCTCCTCGGCCGCCGCGGTGACGGTGGCGGCCACCTGCTCGGCCATCGCGGCGGGGCTGTGCACCACCACCTCGTCGTGCTGGAAGAAGACCAGGTGCGGGCGGCCCCCGGGCCCCTGCAGCTCGGCCAGTCGGCGGCGCAGCGCGGCCAGCAGCGCCAGGGCCCAGTCCGCCGCGCTGGCCTGGATCACGAAGTTGCGGGTGAACCGGCCGCGGGCCCGGGTGGAGCGCCCGCCCTGCTCGCCGCCCTCGCCGCCTGGCTCGGCGGCGCTGTCGGCCTGGTCGAGCCAGGCGTCGGAGGGCGGCGGGCAGGGGCGGCCCAGCCGGGAGGTGACGATGCCGCCCTCCTCACCGGTGCGGGCGGCAGCCTCGACATAGCCCATGGCGGTGGGATAGCGCTGGCGCAGCGTGGCCAGCAGCGTGGCGATGTCCCCACTGGTCTGCCCGTACATCGCGCCGAGCAGGCCGAGCTTGGCCTTGTCCCGGTCGCCCTGGAAGGCGGTGGCGGCCAGCGCCTGGTAGAGGTCGCCGCCGGCGGCGGTGCGGGCCAGCGCGGTGTCCCCGGAGAGCGCGGCCAGCACGCGGGGCTCGAGCTGGGCGGCGTCGGCCACCACCAGCCGCCAGCCCGGGTCGGCCACCACCGCGCGGCGCAGGATCCGCGGGATCTGCAGCGCGCCGCCGCCGCGGCTGGCCCAGCGCCCGGAGACCACCCCGCCGACCACGTACTCGGGACGGAACCGGCCGCCGCGCACCCAGGCGTCCTGCCAGGCCCAGCCGTGCGCGGCGTGGATCCGGGACAGCTCCTTGTAACGGATCATCAGCTCGGCGGCCGGGTGGTCCACCTCGCGCAGCTCCCAGACCCGGGTGGAGGTGAGCCGGACGCCCTGCTCGGCGAAGGCGCGCAGCACCTGGGTGTGCGAGTCGGGGTTGAACGGTTTGCCGCCGAGCGCCTGCTGGAGCCGGACGGACAGCTCCGCCAGGCGGGCGGGCTGGGTGCCGGGGATGTGCGGGCGGGGGCCGAGCAGCTCGGTGAGCAGCCGGTCGTGCAGCTCGGTGCGCCAGGGCAGGCCGTCCTCGGCCATCTCGGCGGCGGCCAGCGCGCCGGCCGACTCGGCGGCCACCAGCAGCCGGAAGCGTGAGCGCGCCTCGTCACCCTCGATCGCGCGCAGCCGGCGCTGCTGGTCGGCGTGGACCTCCAGCACGGCCGTCAGCGGATCGATGCCGGGCGGCAGTTGCAGGCGATCGGGGGCGAAGAGGGTGTCCTGCACCTCGCTCGGGCCGGCCTCGGGCAGATCGGCGGGCACCGGCAGGCCGCGCAGCCGGGCCACGGCCGCGCCGAGCGAGCGCGGCGCGCCCCAGCGGCCCTCGTGAGCCAGCAGCAGGGCCTCGACCAGCCGCAGGTCGTGGCAGCGGCCGAGCCGGCGCGGCAGCGCGGGCAGCAGCGGGGCGTAGCCGGACTCGGCGGCCGCCCAGACCCAGCGCGGGTGCTCGGCGGCCTCCAACTCCGCGACGGTGGCAGCGAGCTCGGCGGTGCGCAGCGGAGCACCGACCGGCTCGCCCTGCTCGGTGAGGCGGTGCAGGCGGCCGCCGCGCCCGTGGGCGTCGGGGACCAGGGCGATCCTGGCGGGCACGGCGGGCCTCCATATCAGCACGGCTTGTGGGGGGCGATCCGGGAGCAAAAGGGCGAGCTGTCGGCTCGACCCTGACCGTAGCGCGTGGTACTGACAGCGGCGCGTAGGGTCGGCGGAATGACGGACAATCCCTTCTTCGCGCCCAGCCCGCTGCCCTACGGGTTGCCGCCCTTCGCCGAGATCCGCGCCGAGCACTACCGGCCGGCCCTCGAGGCGGGCATGGCCGAGCAGCTGACCGAGATCGCCCGGATCGCCGCGAAGCCCGAGCCGGCCACCTTCGAGAACACGGTGGTCGCGCTGGAGCGCACCGGGGTGCTGCTGCGCCGGGTGCTGGCCGTGTTCGAGAACCACGCGGCCACCGACACCA
It includes:
- a CDS encoding bifunctional 3'-5' exonuclease/DNA polymerase → MPARIALVPDAHGRGGRLHRLTEQGEPVGAPLRTAELAATVAELEAAEHPRWVWAAAESGYAPLLPALPRRLGRCHDLRLVEALLLAHEGRWGAPRSLGAAVARLRGLPVPADLPEAGPSEVQDTLFAPDRLQLPPGIDPLTAVLEVHADQQRRLRAIEGDEARSRFRLLVAAESAGALAAAEMAEDGLPWRTELHDRLLTELLGPRPHIPGTQPARLAELSVRLQQALGGKPFNPDSHTQVLRAFAEQGVRLTSTRVWELREVDHPAAELMIRYKELSRIHAAHGWAWQDAWVRGGRFRPEYVVGGVVSGRWASRGGGALQIPRILRRAVVADPGWRLVVADAAQLEPRVLAALSGDTALARTAAGGDLYQALAATAFQGDRDKAKLGLLGAMYGQTSGDIATLLATLRQRYPTAMGYVEAAARTGEEGGIVTSRLGRPCPPPSDAWLDQADSAAEPGGEGGEQGGRSTRARGRFTRNFVIQASAADWALALLAALRRRLAELQGPGGRPHLVFFQHDEVVVHSPAAMAEQVAATVTAAAEEASRLVFGASPVQFPMSTAVVECYADAK
- the dhaM gene encoding dihydroxyacetone kinase phosphoryl donor subunit DhaM; this encodes MRTSVGIVLVSHSPLLGAGVRELVEQLGGGAVAVAVAAGTEDGGIGTSYELIAEGVRQVDGGAGVVLLPDLGSSVLTTRAVLADLERPEVVLVDAPFVEGAVAAVVTASTGASLTEVVRSAQEAWQAHKF